The Bradyrhizobium ottawaense genome window below encodes:
- a CDS encoding di-heme-cytochrome C peroxidase, with translation MHDPASKPPFAPSIQVSPNNPCPFLRGLVGEGFVEGGTVPLGKLSETIANATGETGLKKASARLQVRGVALIANGLGHILKSIFSGAQLDALRGGPLDKRGAGSRILGVDGKVNEDEIARFASFGRTYTDPNGGSELGLNASEIDIFMRDNLKRAGSAARWYYPLLMKFEWPILLKIIGKGTGEDRYLSVADVRTLFNERQFPARINQRLVPPVLSTCQRVVRGALKLAALLIAVGLVALVAVAEFPNQVRAMLPQKGILVNLLPPPLPAVPETKAAFWLEQNWSLKDRHWFHHASQGTATFPVPYEWFMALEQPRLHLFSKPGMMKESAYLEGFGFIPSPQSIQTDTTTLRRFGYANVYETTQVPDWSTRWTPVENVDGLPVGFARMTGVVDPATGRREEDKIGLTCAACHTGQIHYQGVDVRFDGGPAMTDLKKLELSTGLSIAYTLYVPFRFQRFADRVLGPDASKTDRAALKQKLSAIGTFLIDWAKTQQKTVESKKTWNGRQQQDTEEGFGRLDALNRIGNQVFSQDLALSGVKGFEKNLHAQDAPVSYPAIWTVPWFKFAQYDASIEQPLIRNAGEALGVTALLNLSDAYPEDRLWRSSVNIRTLGWIEDMLRGPDPFKPADPSADPKFGGLLAPQWPSQILGDAWRLKPDRVERGRAIYAEMCSGCHLPAIDTPAFWSSKHWEPSGDSKVLNAVTIPLKEIKTDPEQSLVLSNRIVDVPGFLKVNTADLQTWWQCDIPTASKSPNEMVYALGLMTVVDLVARKWMDDEKVPEGERAKMWNLARKNCLNPAPDPRYRARPLNGIWATAPYLHNGSVPSLFWLLKPANERPTKFCMGRRDYDPVTVGFAVTADEKCKTGETQFSAGSEKDPIQGNSVLGHSFERKEGEPKRDGVIGRMFKDDNERYDLIEYLKTL, from the coding sequence ATGCATGACCCCGCTTCGAAACCGCCGTTCGCCCCCTCGATCCAGGTCTCGCCGAACAATCCCTGCCCATTCCTGCGCGGCCTCGTCGGCGAGGGCTTTGTCGAGGGCGGCACTGTCCCGCTCGGCAAGCTGTCGGAGACGATCGCGAACGCGACCGGCGAAACCGGGCTGAAGAAGGCGTCTGCTAGGCTCCAGGTCCGCGGCGTGGCGCTCATCGCCAACGGTCTCGGTCACATCCTCAAGAGCATCTTTTCGGGCGCGCAGCTCGATGCGCTGCGCGGCGGCCCGCTGGACAAGCGCGGTGCCGGCTCGCGCATCCTCGGCGTCGACGGCAAGGTCAACGAGGACGAGATCGCGCGGTTCGCGAGTTTCGGCCGGACTTACACCGATCCGAACGGCGGCTCCGAGCTGGGCCTCAACGCCTCGGAAATCGACATCTTCATGCGCGACAACCTCAAACGCGCCGGCAGCGCGGCGCGCTGGTACTACCCGCTGCTGATGAAGTTCGAATGGCCGATCCTCCTGAAGATCATCGGCAAGGGCACGGGCGAGGATCGCTATCTCAGCGTTGCCGACGTGCGCACGCTGTTCAACGAGCGCCAATTTCCTGCGCGCATCAACCAGCGGCTGGTCCCGCCGGTGCTATCGACCTGCCAGCGCGTGGTGCGGGGCGCCCTCAAGCTTGCGGCCTTGCTGATCGCCGTCGGCCTCGTTGCCCTCGTCGCGGTCGCCGAATTCCCCAATCAGGTTCGCGCCATGCTGCCGCAGAAGGGAATTCTCGTAAATCTCTTGCCGCCGCCCTTGCCTGCGGTCCCGGAGACGAAGGCGGCCTTCTGGCTCGAGCAGAACTGGTCGCTGAAGGACCGGCACTGGTTCCATCATGCCAGCCAGGGCACCGCGACCTTCCCCGTGCCCTATGAATGGTTCATGGCGCTGGAGCAGCCACGCCTTCATCTGTTCTCGAAACCCGGCATGATGAAGGAGAGCGCCTATCTCGAAGGCTTCGGCTTCATCCCGAGCCCGCAGTCGATCCAGACCGACACGACGACGTTGCGCCGCTTCGGTTACGCCAATGTCTATGAGACGACGCAGGTGCCGGACTGGTCGACCAGATGGACGCCAGTGGAGAACGTCGACGGCCTGCCGGTCGGCTTCGCGCGGATGACCGGCGTCGTCGATCCCGCGACCGGCCGTCGCGAGGAAGACAAGATCGGGTTGACCTGCGCGGCCTGCCATACCGGGCAGATCCATTACCAGGGCGTGGACGTGCGCTTCGACGGCGGCCCGGCCATGACCGACCTGAAGAAGCTGGAGCTCTCGACCGGCCTGTCGATCGCCTACACCCTGTATGTCCCGTTCCGCTTCCAGCGCTTTGCCGACCGCGTGCTGGGCCCCGATGCCAGCAAGACGGACCGCGCCGCGCTCAAGCAGAAGCTCAGCGCGATCGGCACGTTCCTGATCGACTGGGCGAAAACCCAGCAAAAGACGGTTGAAAGCAAGAAGACCTGGAACGGCAGGCAGCAGCAGGACACGGAGGAAGGGTTCGGCCGCCTCGACGCTCTCAATCGCATCGGCAACCAGGTCTTCTCGCAGGATCTCGCGCTGAGCGGGGTCAAGGGCTTCGAGAAGAACCTGCATGCCCAGGATGCCCCGGTCAGCTACCCCGCGATCTGGACCGTGCCCTGGTTCAAATTCGCCCAGTACGACGCATCGATCGAGCAGCCGTTAATTCGCAATGCCGGCGAAGCGCTCGGCGTGACCGCACTGCTCAACCTGTCCGACGCCTATCCGGAGGACCGGCTGTGGCGGTCCTCGGTGAACATCAGGACACTCGGCTGGATCGAGGACATGCTGAGAGGCCCCGATCCGTTCAAGCCGGCCGATCCCTCCGCCGATCCGAAATTCGGCGGCCTGCTGGCGCCGCAATGGCCCTCGCAAATCCTCGGCGATGCATGGCGGCTGAAGCCCGATCGCGTCGAGCGCGGCCGCGCCATCTATGCCGAGATGTGCTCCGGGTGCCACCTTCCGGCCATCGACACGCCCGCCTTCTGGTCATCGAAGCATTGGGAGCCGAGCGGCGACAGCAAGGTGCTGAACGCGGTCACGATTCCCCTCAAGGAGATCAAGACGGATCCCGAACAGTCCCTTGTTCTCAGCAACAGGATCGTCGATGTGCCCGGCTTCCTGAAGGTGAATACGGCCGACCTCCAGACATGGTGGCAATGCGACATCCCCACCGCGAGCAAATCGCCCAATGAGATGGTCTATGCGCTCGGCCTCATGACGGTGGTCGACCTCGTCGCCCGCAAATGGATGGACGACGAGAAGGTCCCGGAGGGCGAACGGGCGAAAATGTGGAATCTCGCCCGCAAGAACTGTCTCAATCCGGCGCCGGACCCGCGCTATCGGGCGCGGCCATTGAACGGCATCTGGGCTACCGCACCTTACCTGCACAACGGTTCGGTGCCCTCGCTGTTCTGGTTGCTGAAGCCGGCGAACGAGCGCCCGACCAAATTCTGCATGGGCCGCCGCGACTATGATCCCGTGACCGTCGGCTTTGCGGTGACCGCGGATGAGAAATGCAAGACGGGCGAAACGCAGTTCTCGGCGGGATCGGAGAAGGACCCGATCCAGGGCAACAGCGTGCTCGGCCATTCCTTCGAGCGCAAGGAAGGCGAACCGAAGCGCGATGGCGTCATCGGCCGCATGTTCAAGGACGATAACGAGCGCTACGATCTGATCGAGTATCTGAAGACGCTTTAA
- a CDS encoding adenylate/guanylate cyclase domain-containing protein, translating to MERRLAAIVCADVAGYSRMMGSDEAGTHAAFKAHRSAIHPIILNHGGRVVKNTGDGFLLEFPSIVGATEAAIAMQTLMAERNHHLPADRAMQFRLGIHMGDVIADEDEVFGDDVNIAVRLESVASPGGFAISAKAYKEASKHLSVPLVDAGNHRFKNIKDAIGVWTWTPEGAPALAPELREASALSQQYRTAIVGVLPFANLSDAQDEYFSDGLTEDLIHALSLQSFYRVLSRNSTFAFKGRNTSTRLIAREIDATYLIQGSVRRAGAKIRVTAELIAPETGEQLWTGRYDRDIGDFFAMQDEITTNLSAAIATEIVRAEASAPARLSTDVTAWDRFLKGLSHYYRQTEEDLTAAVDLFREAIRVDPKLSIAHAYLATIQIQSIQFGWVKGTREMWAEAMNLAETSVRLDPRSSFAFSILSWAHAMEGHYEAAMDAAKRAVALNPYDMGARGVLGICHFVIGEHREAIEMFSMAAQRDNSDPRYQWAALNAFSHYLLRQYDATLSWAREQLYINPNHMQALAIRAAALAQLGRTAEASEATSVLMGNYPTLNVDRHLRNFHWKRPEDLAHYREGLLKAGVPLGKLTLVQSDVKRAAES from the coding sequence ATGGAAAGACGTCTGGCCGCCATCGTCTGCGCCGATGTCGCCGGCTATTCGCGCATGATGGGCAGCGACGAGGCCGGCACCCATGCCGCCTTCAAGGCCCATCGCAGCGCGATCCACCCGATCATCCTCAATCACGGCGGCCGCGTCGTGAAGAACACCGGCGATGGCTTCCTGCTGGAGTTCCCTTCGATCGTCGGCGCCACCGAGGCCGCGATCGCGATGCAGACGCTGATGGCGGAGCGCAACCACCATCTGCCGGCCGACCGCGCCATGCAGTTCCGCCTCGGCATCCACATGGGCGACGTCATCGCCGATGAGGACGAGGTATTCGGTGACGATGTCAACATCGCCGTCCGCCTGGAGTCGGTCGCGAGTCCCGGCGGCTTTGCGATCTCGGCCAAGGCCTACAAGGAGGCGAGCAAGCATCTCAGCGTGCCGCTGGTCGATGCCGGCAATCATCGCTTCAAGAACATCAAGGATGCAATCGGGGTCTGGACCTGGACGCCCGAGGGTGCACCGGCGCTCGCCCCCGAGCTCCGGGAGGCGTCCGCCCTCTCGCAACAGTACCGCACCGCGATCGTCGGCGTGCTGCCGTTCGCCAATCTCAGCGATGCCCAGGACGAGTATTTCTCCGACGGCCTCACCGAGGATCTGATCCACGCACTTTCGCTGCAATCCTTCTATCGCGTGCTGAGCCGCAACTCGACCTTCGCCTTCAAGGGCAGGAACACCAGCACCCGCCTGATCGCGCGCGAGATCGACGCCACCTATTTGATCCAGGGTTCGGTGCGGCGTGCCGGCGCCAAGATCCGCGTCACCGCCGAGCTGATCGCCCCGGAGACCGGCGAGCAGCTCTGGACCGGCCGTTACGACCGCGACATCGGCGACTTCTTCGCGATGCAGGACGAGATCACGACCAATTTGTCCGCCGCCATCGCCACCGAGATCGTCCGCGCCGAAGCCTCGGCGCCCGCGCGGCTCTCGACGGACGTCACCGCCTGGGATCGCTTCCTCAAGGGGCTGTCGCATTACTACCGACAGACCGAGGAGGACCTGACTGCCGCCGTCGATCTGTTCCGGGAAGCCATCAGGGTCGATCCCAAGCTGTCGATCGCGCACGCCTATCTCGCCACGATCCAGATCCAGAGCATCCAGTTCGGCTGGGTCAAGGGCACGCGCGAGATGTGGGCCGAGGCGATGAACCTCGCCGAAACCAGCGTTCGGCTCGACCCGCGCTCGTCCTTTGCGTTCTCGATCCTGTCCTGGGCGCACGCCATGGAAGGGCATTACGAGGCGGCGATGGACGCGGCCAAGCGCGCGGTCGCGCTCAATCCCTACGACATGGGCGCGCGCGGCGTGCTCGGCATCTGCCATTTCGTCATCGGCGAGCACCGGGAGGCGATCGAGATGTTTTCGATGGCCGCGCAGCGCGACAACAGCGACCCGCGCTACCAATGGGCGGCGCTGAACGCCTTCAGTCATTATCTGTTGCGCCAATATGACGCGACCCTGTCATGGGCGCGCGAGCAGCTCTACATCAATCCCAACCACATGCAGGCGCTGGCAATCCGCGCCGCGGCCCTGGCACAATTGGGCCGGACCGCCGAGGCGAGCGAAGCGACCTCCGTGCTGATGGGCAATTACCCGACGCTCAATGTCGATCGTCACTTGCGCAACTTCCACTGGAAGCGGCCCGAGGACCTCGCCCACTATCGCGAGGGACTGCTGAAGGCCGGCGTGCCGCTCGGCAAGCTGACCCTGGTTCAGAGCGACGTCAAACGCGCCGCCGAGTCCTGA
- a CDS encoding LysE family translocator, producing MLGIHEIGLFILSGVLLNITPGPDSVYVIGRSMQMGWRGGAAAAFGISCGCFVHVAAAAIGLSALLMASSTAFSILKLVGAAYLVFTGLQMLWSRPVLAAAIDEPVRSSLRRVFLQGVFTNALNPKVALFFLAFLPQFVAADSPHKPLAFLTLGLIFISTGTLWCLVLAAFAAKAAHRLRESEGVIAWVNRALGGLFIYLGIRVAMLETR from the coding sequence ATGCTGGGCATTCACGAAATCGGGCTCTTCATCCTCTCGGGCGTGCTGCTCAACATCACGCCGGGGCCTGACTCCGTCTACGTCATCGGCCGCAGCATGCAGATGGGCTGGCGGGGCGGCGCCGCGGCCGCATTCGGCATCAGTTGCGGCTGTTTCGTCCATGTCGCGGCCGCCGCGATCGGGCTTTCGGCCCTGCTGATGGCCTCGTCGACCGCCTTCTCGATCCTGAAGCTGGTCGGGGCGGCCTATCTCGTGTTCACCGGGCTTCAGATGCTGTGGTCGCGCCCGGTGCTGGCGGCGGCGATCGACGAGCCGGTGCGGAGCTCGCTTCGGCGGGTCTTCCTCCAGGGGGTCTTCACCAACGCGCTCAATCCCAAGGTCGCGCTGTTCTTCCTGGCTTTCCTGCCGCAATTCGTCGCGGCCGATTCACCGCACAAGCCGCTCGCCTTCCTGACGCTCGGCCTGATCTTCATCTCTACGGGCACGCTGTGGTGCCTGGTGCTGGCCGCGTTCGCGGCCAAAGCCGCCCACCGCCTGCGCGAGTCCGAAGGCGTGATCGCCTGGGTCAACCGCGCGCTCGGCGGCCTCTTCATCTATCTCGGCATCCGCGTCGCCATGCTGGAGACGCGATAG